From the Primulina tabacum isolate GXHZ01 chromosome 3, ASM2559414v2, whole genome shotgun sequence genome, one window contains:
- the LOC142540512 gene encoding putative UDP-arabinopyranose mutase 5 isoform X2 — MRTPPTLVSLAIDSALNNFAHISDISFLPQHILLELFLRTLKSGKLNTGKEEILSVIDALNIQHVPVFPTRDITDDEVDIVVGALQPDLTSFMEEWSPIFSRFHLIIVKDPELKEDLKIPDGFNMDLYTKPDIDRVVGSSSSAISFSGYSCRYFGYLMSRKKYVICIDDDCIPARDSNGYIIDAVSQHITNLATPATPFFFNTLYDPFREGTDFVRGYPFSLRNGVDCGLSCGLWLNLADYDAPTQVLKPDLRNVRYVDAVLTIPSRTMMPVSGINIGVNSELVGPAMLPAFRLVKEGKLRWETVEDIWSGMCVKVVCDHLRLGVKSGLPYVWRKERGDAIESLRKEWDGVKLMEDVVPFFQSVRLSQEAVTAENCVAEIAASVKEKLGPVNPVFARAADTMVEWMKIWKRVRGPSRVQTQ; from the exons ATGAGAACTCCGCCCACACTTGTCTCACTAGCCATCGACTCTGCGCTTAACAACTTCGCCCATATATCCGATATCTCTTTTCTACCTCAGCACATTCTTCTCGAGCTCTTCCTG AGAACATTGAAATCTGGGAAACTGAACACTGGCAAAGAAGAAATTCTCTCTGTCATTGATGCTCTTAATATTCAACATGTTCCTGTTTTTCCTACCCGTGA CATTACAGATGACGAGGTGGATATTGTGGTAGGCGCCCTTCAGCCAGATCTTACATCATTCATGGAAGAGTGGAGCCCAATTTTCTCCCGCTTCCACCTTATAATTGTCAAAGATCCTGAACTTAAAGAGGACCTTAAAATCCCAGATGGATTTAACATGGATCTCTACACAAAGCCCGACATTGATCGtgttgtgggctcttcatcaagTGCAATTTCTTTTTCTGGATACTCTTGTCGGTATTTTGGCTATCTTATGTCTCGTAAAAAGTATGTAATCTGTATTGATGATGACTGTATTCCTGCTAGAGATAGCAATGGGTATATAATTGATGCTGTCTCCCAGCATATTACTAACCTTGCAACCCCTGCTACTCCATTTTTCTTCAATACACTGTATGACCCTTTCCGTGAGGGAACTGATTTTGTTCGAGGCTACCCTTTTAGCTTAAGAAATGGCGTGGACTGCGGCCTTTCCTGTGGATTGTGGCTCAATCTAGCAGACTATGATGCTCCCACTCAAGTCCTAAAGCCAGATCTGAGAAATGTGAGGTATGTCGATGCGGTTCTTACCATACCATCAAGAACCATGATGCCCGTTAGTGGAATCAACATAGGTGTCAATAGTGAGTTGGTGGGACCGGCTATGCTTCCAGCTTTTCGGTTGGTGAAGGAAGGAAAGCTAAGGTGGGAAACGGTGGAAGACATATGGAGTGGGATGTGTGTTAAGGTAGTTTGTGATCACTTGAGGCTCGGCGTGAAAAGCGGGCTTCCCTATGTGTGGAGAAAAGAACGAGGCGATGCTATCGAAAGTTTGAGAAAAGAGTGGGATGGAGTTAAGCTGATGGAAGATGTGGTTCCTTTCTTTCAATCGGTAAGATTGTCTCAAGAGGCTGTTACAGCAGAAAATTGTGTAGCTGAGATTGCTGCGTCTGTAAAAGAAAAACTGGGACCAGTTAATCCAGTATTCGCTCGTGCTGCTGATACTATGGTGGAGTGGATGAAGATTTGGAAACGAGTGCGCGGACCCAGTAGGGTGCAAACCCAATAG
- the LOC142540512 gene encoding putative UDP-arabinopyranose mutase 5 isoform X1, with amino-acid sequence MCQISITDDEVDIVVGALQPDLTSFMEEWSPIFSRFHLIIVKDPELKEDLKIPDGFNMDLYTKPDIDRVVGSSSSAISFSGYSCRYFGYLMSRKKYVICIDDDCIPARDSNGYIIDAVSQHITNLATPATPFFFNTLYDPFREGTDFVRGYPFSLRNGVDCGLSCGLWLNLADYDAPTQVLKPDLRNVRYVDAVLTIPSRTMMPVSGINIGVNSELVGPAMLPAFRLVKEGKLRWETVEDIWSGMCVKVVCDHLRLGVKSGLPYVWRKERGDAIESLRKEWDGVKLMEDVVPFFQSVRLSQEAVTAENCVAEIAASVKEKLGPVNPVFARAADTMVEWMKIWKRVRGPSRVQTQ; translated from the coding sequence ATGTGTCAAATTAGCATTACAGATGACGAGGTGGATATTGTGGTAGGCGCCCTTCAGCCAGATCTTACATCATTCATGGAAGAGTGGAGCCCAATTTTCTCCCGCTTCCACCTTATAATTGTCAAAGATCCTGAACTTAAAGAGGACCTTAAAATCCCAGATGGATTTAACATGGATCTCTACACAAAGCCCGACATTGATCGtgttgtgggctcttcatcaagTGCAATTTCTTTTTCTGGATACTCTTGTCGGTATTTTGGCTATCTTATGTCTCGTAAAAAGTATGTAATCTGTATTGATGATGACTGTATTCCTGCTAGAGATAGCAATGGGTATATAATTGATGCTGTCTCCCAGCATATTACTAACCTTGCAACCCCTGCTACTCCATTTTTCTTCAATACACTGTATGACCCTTTCCGTGAGGGAACTGATTTTGTTCGAGGCTACCCTTTTAGCTTAAGAAATGGCGTGGACTGCGGCCTTTCCTGTGGATTGTGGCTCAATCTAGCAGACTATGATGCTCCCACTCAAGTCCTAAAGCCAGATCTGAGAAATGTGAGGTATGTCGATGCGGTTCTTACCATACCATCAAGAACCATGATGCCCGTTAGTGGAATCAACATAGGTGTCAATAGTGAGTTGGTGGGACCGGCTATGCTTCCAGCTTTTCGGTTGGTGAAGGAAGGAAAGCTAAGGTGGGAAACGGTGGAAGACATATGGAGTGGGATGTGTGTTAAGGTAGTTTGTGATCACTTGAGGCTCGGCGTGAAAAGCGGGCTTCCCTATGTGTGGAGAAAAGAACGAGGCGATGCTATCGAAAGTTTGAGAAAAGAGTGGGATGGAGTTAAGCTGATGGAAGATGTGGTTCCTTTCTTTCAATCGGTAAGATTGTCTCAAGAGGCTGTTACAGCAGAAAATTGTGTAGCTGAGATTGCTGCGTCTGTAAAAGAAAAACTGGGACCAGTTAATCCAGTATTCGCTCGTGCTGCTGATACTATGGTGGAGTGGATGAAGATTTGGAAACGAGTGCGCGGACCCAGTAGGGTGCAAACCCAATAG
- the LOC142538989 gene encoding protein ASYMMETRIC LEAVES 2-like — protein sequence MLMASSSYSPCAACKFLRRKCLPECVFAPYFPPDQQQKFTSVHKVFGASNVTKLLNELQPHQREDAVNSLAYEADMRLRDPVYGCVGVISILQHQLRQLQIDLSFAKSELSKYQNHLNSGFIHHHHQQINILGGGLTAAMDLQHQFFPSIHQQQQQQQAGISGYDASSYLAMNMSAGIEQLSGYQQARAAGTAADGRRTPAEPS from the coding sequence ATGTTGATGGCTTCTTCATCGTACTCTCCATGTGCCGCATGCAAGTTTCTCCGTCGAAAATGCCTGCCAGAATGCGTTTTCGCACCGTACTTCCCACCGGATCAGCAGCAAAAATTCACCAGCGTGCACAAAGTCTTCGGCGCTAGCAACGTCACCAAGCTGCTCAACGAGCTGCAGCCGCACCAGCGTGAAGATGCCGTCAATTCACTGGCATACGAAGCCGATATGCGGCTCCGAGACCCCGTCTACGGATGCGTCGGTGTAATCTCTATCCTCCAGCACCAGCTCCGCCAGCTCCAAATCGATCTCTCCTTCGCCAAATCTGAGCTCTCCAAGTACCAGAACCACCTCAACAGCGGCTTCATCCATCACCACCACCAGCAGATCAACATACTCGGCGGCGGACTGACTGCAGCGATGGATTTACAGCACCAGTTCTTTCCCAGCATCCatcaacagcagcagcagcagcaggcgGGTATTAGTGGGTATGATGCGAGTAGCTATCTTGCCATGAATATGTCTGCCGGTATTGAACAGTTGAGTGGGTATCAGCAGGCGAGAGCTGCCGGGACGGCGGCGGATGGGCGACGGACGCCTGCGGAGCCGTCCTAG
- the LOC142540513 gene encoding beta-hexosaminidase 3-like: MERTWLQIVFVWFLVYFLVNLALIAADINHLNIWPMPKSVSYGHQRLYFSNNFELKTEGSNYADASGILKDAFTRTVDTIKLDHIIEANVSHYDPSLVLKGIHVVIFSPSDELQHGIDESYKLNIPAKENSFYARIEAQTVYGALHGLQTFSQVCYFNLTTRGIVVHQVPWIIIDEPRFSYRGLLIDTSRHYQTLPIMKKVIDSMTYTKLNVLHWHIVDSQSFPLEIPSHPKLWEGAYSVSERYTFDDAAEIVRYAQRRGINVLAEIDVPGHALSWGIGYPVLWPSPLCKEPLDVSNEFTFKLIDGILSDFSKIFKYRFIHLGGDEVNTSCWLLTPHVRNWLKKNNMNSFEAYQYFVLRAQKIALSHGYEIINWEETFNNFGSKLSRKTVVHNWLESGVAQRVVENGLRCIVSNQDKWYLDHLDALWPGFYMNEPLTNITDPKQQALVLGGEVCMWGEHIDGSDIEQTIWPRAAAAAERLWTPYNKIAKDPRQVVGRLAHFRCLLNQRGVAAAPLAGPGRVAPKEPGSCYKQ, from the exons ATGGAGAGGACTTGGCTACAAATTGTATTCGTTTGGTTTTTGGTATATTTTCTCGTAAATTTGGCCCTGATTGCTGCTGATATCAACCACTTGAACATATGGCCAATGCCGAAATCGGTGAGCTATGGACACCAGCGTCTCTATTTCAGCAACAATTTCGAGCTGAAGACCGAAGGGTCAAATTATGCTGATGCTTCCGGGATTCTCAAGGATGCATTCACAAGGACAGTTGACACTATAAAATTAGATCATATCATTGAAGCCAATGTTTCCCATTATGATCCCTCTTTGGTGCTGAAAGGGATTCATGTGGTTATCTTCTCGCCTTCCGATGAG TTACAACATGGTATAGACGAGTCATACAAGCTAAATATCCCTGCAAAGGAAAATTCATTTTATGCACGAATTGAG GCACAAACAGTGTATGGAGCATTGCATGGTCTTCAG ACATTTAGCCAAGTCTGCTATTTTAACTTGACGACTAGAGGAATCGTAGTCCATCAGGTTCCATGGATCATCATTGATGAGCCAAGGTTCTCGTATCGAGGACTTTTGATCG ATACATCCAGGCATTATCAGACGCTACCGATTATGAAGAAGGTTATTGATTCCATGACTTACACCAAGTTG AATGTGCTACATTGGCACATTGTAGATTCACAATCTTTTCCTCTAGAGATACCTTCCCATCCAAAGCTGTGGGAAGGCGCGTATTCCGTCTCTGAACGGTATACATTTGATGATGCTGCAGAGATTGTGAG GTATGCTCAAAGACGAGGAATTAACGTATTGGCTGAAATAGACGTACCAGGACACGCTCTCTCCTG GGGGATTGGCTATCCGGTTCTATGGCCATCACCTCTTTGTAAGGAGCCCCTTGATGTGAGCAATGAGTTTACCTTCAAGTTGATAGATGGGATTCTTTCGG ATTTCAGTAAAATCTTCAAGTACAGATTTATTCATCTGGGAGGTGACGAAGTGAATACCA GTTGCTGGCTGTTAACTCCTCACGTGAGAAATTG GTTAAAGAAAAACAATATGAACAGTTTCGAGGCATATCAGTATTTCGTGTTGAGAGCACAGAAGATAGCTTTATCCCAtggatacgaaatcataaactG GGAGGAGACGTTCAACAACTTCGGCAGTAAACTAAGCCGGAAAACAGTGGTTCATAACTG GCTAGAGAGTGGTGTTGCTCAAAGGGTGGTTGAAAATGGATTGCGATGTATCGTGAGTAACCAAGACAAGTGGTATCTGGATCATTTGGATGCCTTATGGCCGGGTTTCTACATGAACGAGCCGCTGACTAATATCACGGATCCGAAGCAACAGGCTTTGGTTCTTGGAGGGGAGGTGTGTATGTGGGGTGAACATATTGATGGATCCGACATCGAGCAAACCATATGGCCACGCGCCGCTGCTGCAGCAG AGAGGCTATGGACACCTTACAACAAGATAGCCAAGGATCCGAGGCAAGTGGTGGGTCGGTTGGCTCATTTCAGGTGTCTACTTAACCAGAGGGGAGTAGCCGCAGCTCCGTTGGCTGGTCCGGGTAGGGTGGCACCAAAAGAGCCTGGTTCCTGTTATAAGCAATAA